The Halanaerobium praevalens DSM 2228 genome contains a region encoding:
- a CDS encoding DUF1302 family protein yields MRKEIKVSMVIAFAVFVLFALVIPAAAFEGGGFYTTETKDESLEISGEISPEFRLFSDDGDLEENLKGDLEFVYPGLENEFTVQMDYQVGAVEEIDFNEVYYKHYGTKYNVTIGKNIVIWGKGDKVHVLDNINAEDLSDFINPEYKERQIGEEMIKIDRFFRGGNANLEFIYTPNFTPHRFANDPDSPLGNWVINPFAGQFTLKEVANKTGKTETQVFEDIEDSIPDEDNQFGLRFTDSRGGTDYGFSYYHGYLRTPSYDKKAFQKLKSSLIKGSLDKSLFNSSLKAADLHYDEVDIFGFEMARVIADINSRLELAYYRTDDTAGDDPTIRNNKIAWVIGGDRDLPISNLNLNLQFTGEKILDDDQIEDNISSGKNIDLQYNQDGDYTTNRAILKLEDSYQNEKIIPELTWVYNLKDHDYSLKAAVDYELKQDLVLTFAHKIFRGDSDTQLGRFEDNDYSSFALKYSF; encoded by the coding sequence ATGCGGAAAGAGATTAAAGTGTCAATGGTTATTGCTTTTGCAGTATTTGTACTCTTTGCTTTAGTTATTCCAGCAGCCGCTTTCGAAGGTGGTGGCTTTTATACAACGGAAACTAAAGATGAGAGTTTAGAGATAAGTGGAGAAATTTCACCTGAATTTAGATTATTTAGTGATGATGGTGATTTAGAAGAAAATCTTAAAGGTGATTTAGAATTTGTTTATCCAGGTCTAGAAAATGAATTTACAGTTCAGATGGATTATCAGGTGGGAGCTGTAGAAGAAATTGATTTTAATGAAGTCTACTATAAACATTATGGTACAAAATATAATGTTACTATTGGTAAAAATATAGTAATCTGGGGTAAAGGAGATAAAGTCCATGTTTTAGATAATATTAATGCAGAAGATTTAAGTGACTTTATTAACCCTGAATATAAAGAGCGTCAAATTGGAGAAGAAATGATTAAAATTGATCGCTTTTTTAGAGGTGGTAATGCAAATTTAGAATTTATTTATACACCTAATTTTACCCCTCATCGTTTTGCAAATGATCCAGATAGTCCTTTAGGCAATTGGGTTATTAATCCTTTTGCAGGCCAGTTTACTTTAAAAGAAGTTGCTAATAAAACTGGCAAAACAGAGACACAGGTTTTTGAGGATATAGAAGATTCAATTCCAGATGAGGATAATCAATTTGGTTTAAGGTTTACAGATAGCCGGGGTGGAACAGATTATGGTTTTAGTTATTATCACGGTTATTTGAGAACTCCTAGTTATGATAAAAAAGCATTTCAAAAACTTAAAAGCAGTTTAATAAAAGGAAGCCTTGATAAAAGTCTTTTTAATTCTAGTTTAAAAGCTGCTGACTTGCATTATGATGAGGTAGATATTTTTGGTTTTGAAATGGCTAGAGTAATTGCTGATATTAACAGTCGTTTAGAGCTAGCCTATTATAGAACAGATGATACTGCTGGTGATGACCCAACTATTAGAAATAATAAAATAGCCTGGGTAATTGGAGGAGATCGTGATCTTCCAATTAGTAATCTTAATTTAAATCTGCAGTTTACTGGAGAAAAAATATTAGATGATGATCAGATTGAAGATAATATAAGTTCTGGTAAGAATATAGATCTTCAGTATAATCAAGATGGAGATTATACTACTAATAGGGCTATTTTAAAATTAGAAGACAGCTATCAAAATGAAAAAATAATTCCAGAATTAACCTGGGTTTATAATTTAAAAGATCATGATTATAGTTTAAAAGCAGCAGTAGATTATGAGTTAAAGCAGGATTTAGTTTTAACTTTTGCTCATAAGATCTTTAGAGGAGATTCTGATACTCAGTTAGGAAGATTTGAAGATAATGATTATTCTTCATTTGCTTTAAAATATAGTTTTTAA
- a CDS encoding DUF362 domain-containing protein, with translation MAHVISDDCILCGACAPECPVECISEGDTQYEIAADDCIDCAACVSVCPVDAISQA, from the coding sequence ATGGCTCATGTAATTTCAGATGACTGTATTCTTTGTGGTGCTTGTGCACCTGAATGTCCTGTAGAATGTATTAGTGAAGGTGATACTCAGTATGAAATAGCAGCTGATGACTGTATTGATTGTGCAGCTTGTGTATCAGTTTGTCCAGTAGATGCTATTAGCCAAGCATAA
- the glyA gene encoding serine hydroxymethyltransferase, translating into MPELKKVDPEIAAIIAEEEKRQAQNIELIASENFVSSAVMEAAGSVLTNKYAEGYPHKRYYGGCEVIDQAEELAIARAKKLFKAEHANVQPHSGSQANQAVYFSQVEKGDTILAMDLTHGGHLTHGSPVNMSGSYYNFVHYGVTKEKEIIDYDQVQALADEYQPELIVAGASAYPRVINFKRFKQIADSVGAKLMVDMAHIAGLVAAGLHPNPVEVADFVTTTTHKTLRGTRGGMILCKQEYAKAIDKAIFPGLQGGPLMHIIAAKAVAFKEALTPEFNNYQQQIIDNARALAQALKNYGLRLVSGGTDNHLMLVDLNNLELTGKEAETVLDKIGITVNKNTIPFETKSPFVTSGIRIGTPAITTQGMKEKDMEKIAKFIFDALKNIEQEEKLKSLKKEVYAFSAKFKN; encoded by the coding sequence ATGCCAGAATTAAAAAAAGTTGATCCGGAAATAGCAGCTATTATTGCAGAAGAAGAAAAAAGACAGGCTCAGAATATTGAATTGATTGCCTCAGAAAACTTTGTTAGTTCTGCTGTAATGGAAGCGGCTGGTTCAGTTTTAACTAATAAATATGCTGAAGGTTATCCTCATAAAAGATATTATGGTGGCTGTGAGGTTATTGATCAAGCTGAAGAATTGGCTATAGCAAGAGCTAAAAAGTTATTTAAAGCTGAACATGCAAATGTCCAGCCACATTCTGGTTCTCAGGCTAATCAGGCAGTTTATTTTTCTCAAGTTGAAAAAGGTGATACAATTTTAGCAATGGACTTAACTCATGGGGGTCATTTAACTCATGGTAGTCCAGTTAATATGTCAGGTAGTTATTATAATTTTGTTCATTATGGAGTTACAAAAGAAAAAGAAATTATTGATTATGATCAAGTACAGGCTCTAGCAGATGAATATCAACCAGAATTGATAGTTGCAGGAGCAAGTGCTTATCCAAGAGTAATTAATTTTAAAAGATTTAAACAAATTGCTGATTCAGTTGGAGCTAAATTAATGGTAGATATGGCTCATATCGCAGGATTAGTAGCTGCTGGTCTCCATCCTAATCCAGTAGAAGTTGCTGATTTTGTGACAACAACCACTCATAAAACCTTAAGAGGGACTAGAGGTGGAATGATTCTCTGTAAACAGGAATATGCTAAAGCAATAGATAAAGCTATTTTCCCAGGTCTACAGGGAGGACCGTTAATGCATATTATTGCAGCTAAAGCAGTTGCTTTTAAAGAAGCTTTAACTCCAGAATTCAATAATTATCAACAACAAATAATTGATAATGCTCGTGCTTTAGCACAAGCATTAAAAAATTATGGTTTGCGTCTTGTATCTGGTGGTACAGATAATCATTTAATGTTAGTAGATTTAAATAATCTTGAGTTAACTGGAAAAGAAGCAGAGACAGTTTTAGATAAAATTGGTATTACAGTTAATAAAAATACTATTCCATTTGAAACTAAAAGTCCTTTTGTTACAAGTGGAATTAGAATTGGAACACCAGCAATTACAACCCAAGGTATGAAAGAAAAAGATATGGAAAAAATAGCTAAATTTATTTTTGACGCTTTAAAAAATATTGAGCAAGAAGAAAAATTAAAATCTTTGAAAAAAGAAGTATATGCTTTTTCAGCTAAGTTCAAAAATTAA